The following proteins are encoded in a genomic region of Takifugu rubripes chromosome 21, fTakRub1.2, whole genome shotgun sequence:
- the me2 gene encoding NAD-dependent malic enzyme, mitochondrial, which produces MLSQLRRSVSLRTCATACRWVHTKEKGKPLMLSPRTNKGMAFSLQERQILGIHGLLPPKVETQEIQAMRFQNNLKKMTDPLQKYIYLMGIQERNERLFYRVLMEDIEELMPIVYTPTVGLACTQYGHIFRRPKGLFISIRDKGHIRSILDNWPETNVAAVVVTDGERILGLGDLGVYGMGIPVGKLCLYTACAGIRPDKCLPVVIDVGTDNETLLRDPFYMGLYQNRDRSQAYDDLIDEFMEAVVDKYGQNTLIQFEDFGNHNAFRFLRKYREKYCTFNDDIQGTASVALAGLLAAQRAVGKPITEHRVLFLGAGEAALGIANLIVMAMMETGMTQIEARQRIWMYDKDGLLVKDRPHKMDSNQEAFIHDNPGKVQSFLDAVNTIKPTAIIGVAGAGPLFTHDVLKSMASLNERPIIFALSNPTTKAECTAEDAYALTDGRCLFASGSPFGQVTLSDGRVFTPGQGNNAYIFPGVALAVILSGVRHISDTVFLEAAKALAEQLTDEELAKGRLYPPLSDIREVSIQMAIKLVEYVYLKGMAFYYPEPLDKEGSVRATVWNTDYDSFMPDTYDWPGVSFSPKK; this is translated from the exons ATGTTGTCCCAGTTGAGAAGATCAGTGTCCCTGAGGACTTGTGCCACGGCTTGCAGATGGGTTCACACCAAAGAGAAGGGGAAACCACTCATGCTGAGCCCTCGCACCAACAAA GGCATGGCCTTCTCTCTCCAAGAGAGGCAGATTTTGGGAATACATGGACTGTTGCCTCCAAAAGTGGAGACCCAAGAGATCCAGGCCATGCGCTTTCAGAATAACCTGAAGAAGATGACAGACCCCTTACAGAA GTATATCTACTTAATGGGCATCCAGGAAAGGAACGAGAGGCTTTTTTACAGGGTTTTAATGGAAGACATAGAGGAACTAATGCCAATTGTCTACACTCCCACTGTTGGCCTAGCCTGCACTCAGTATGGACACATTTTTAGAAGACCAAA AGGATTATTTATATCCATTCGAGACAAAGGACATATCCGATCTATCCTGGACAACTGGCCAGAGACTAATGTTGCC gCTGTCGTCGTGACTGATGGTGAGCGGATTTTAGGATTAGGTGACTTGGGCGTTTACGGAATGGGAATCCCCGTTGGAAAACTTTGCCTGTACACGGCCTGCGCTGGTATTCGACCTGACAAATGTCTCCCTGTGGTGATCGATGTTGGGACTGACAATGAG ACGCTCCTCAGGGATCCCTTTTACATGGGCCTCTACCAGAACCGGGATCGCTCACAAGCCTACGATGATCTGATCGATGAGTTTATGGAGGCTGTGGTGGATAAATATGGGCAGAACACACTGATCCAGTTTGAGGACTTTGGAAACCACAACGCCTTCCGCTTCCTCAGGAAATACAGGGAGAAGTACTGCACCTTCAATGATGATATACAGG GTACTGCCTCTGTGGCCCTGGCTGGACTTCTAGCTGCTCAAAGGGCAGTCGGTAAGCCCATCACTGAGCACCGGGTGCTTTTCCTGGGAGCTGGAGAG GCTGCGCTGGGGATAGCTAATTTGATTGTCATGGCCATGATGGAGACTGGAATGACCCAAATAGAGGCCCGCCAGAGGATCTGGATGTATGATAAAGATGGATTGTTAGTAAAG GACAGGCCACATAAAATGGACTCAAACCAGGAAGCTTTTATTCATGACAATCCAGGGAAAGTCCAGAGTTTCTTAGATGCCGTTAACACCATTAAACCAACAGCCATTATTG GTGTGGCTGGCGCTGGCCCTCTTTTCACCCACGATGTTCTCAAGTCCATGGCCAGCCTGAACGAACGACCAATCATCTTTGCTCTTAGTAACCCAACCACCAAAGCAGAGTGCACAGCAGAGGACGCCTATGCCCTCACCGAT GGCAGATGTCTCTTTGCCAGTGGGAGTCCTTTTGGGCAAGTGACGCTGAGCGATGGCCGTGTCTTCACTCCTGGACAAGGAAATAATGCCTACATCTTCCCAG GCGTGGCTCTGGCTGTCATCCTGAGTGGCGTGAGACACATCAGCGACACAGTTTTCTTAGAGGCTGCAAAG GCCCTTGCAGAGCAGCTGACTGATGAAGAGCTGGCAAAGGGCAGACTCTATCCTCCACTGTCAGACATCAGAGAGGTCTCTATCCAGATGGCTATCAAG CTGGTGGAATATGTCTATTTGAAAGGCATGGCGTTCTACTACCCTGAACCGCTGGATAAGGAAGGCTCTGTCCGGGCTACTGTGTGGAACACCGACTATGACTCTTTCATGCCGGACACCTACGACTGGCCAGGTGTCAGCTTTTCTCCCAAGAAATAA